In the Haladaptatus sp. QDMS2 genome, AGAAATACTTCTCCAACGGTGAGAGATTAACCAACAACACAGGCCTATCTCGTAATCTGTTGGTTAAGAGGGCGCAGGAGAGATTCCTGTGAAGACCCGGTCACTCGAAAATCAGGACTCGACTCTCGCGTTGACAACCAAATTGAATTCACAGGTTGCTCATTCATCATGAGGAGCGATCATCTCCCGCACGAACCGGAGATACTCCTCCGTAACCCATTCACCGCGGCCAGTCAGCGCATACTCCTTTCGCCGTTTGTCGCTTTCCTTCGTCTGTTTGCTGATCAGTCCGGAATCGACCATCCGGTCGAGACTCGGGTACAGTCGCCCATGATTGATATCCTTCGGGTAGAGGCCTTCAAGCGCGTTCTGGAGGGTCACTCCTTCCGCGCCCTCAAATCGATGGATGAGACAAAGAAGAACTGTCTGAAAGGCGGTGAGATCTGTCGGAATATTATACCGAGAAAAATCAGTTGCCCCGGAGGGAGCGTCACCGTTGCTTGCTGTGTTCTCGTCCACCGGGTCTGAATCAGCCATATCATTTCATCCAAACACAGATGTATAAAATTCTGTGCTTCACAGACGTCAAAGCACAAACGGTGTCATACCAATCAACGTAGTTGTCTTGCGATTTATCGAAATTCTTCGCGTTACTAGATTAGTGTTTGGTGTGGTTCTCTAACTTCACAACCGATTCGCTGGCAACTCCATCGTATTGGCACCTGAATCCGTCGTAGCGCCTCATTGCACTAACACGCACTCGGTGGATGCCTGGGATCTGATCCCCTCTTACGTCACACATCTGAACACCACCGACATGCTGCACCTCAATTCTCTCTAACTCTTCCAACTTCTCGATTAGCCTCTTGAGATTACGTTTCGAATTCACACTAAACCATCTAAATTCAACACTTCAACAATGTTAACTAAGGTTTTTAGTGATGGTACGTTGATGAAATAAACATGCGCTCTCGACACGGAGTCCAAAGATTCCTGGTCGTCCTGACCGCGTTTATCACCAGTACCGGCGTCGCTGCTGCTCAACAGAACGAAATCAGCAGCTCGCTCACCCAGATCGAGCAGTTCGTCGCCACAACCCTCGGTCAACTCGGCGTCATCGTCTTCCTCGTTGGCGCTGCCGTCTGGTTCGTCTCCAGGCGGAGCGCCGACCGCGCCCAATGGGGCTGGCGCGGCATGTGGGGCGGCGCGGGGATGATTGCCCTCTCGGTCAGCTACAGCGTATTCGTCGGCCTCTTCGAAAACCTCGCCCCCGGGATACTCGTCCCAGTCCTCCCCTAAGAACGGCTTCGGGTGGTTCGAGAGCGGGCCACCGCTCGATACCCCCTATCACAGTGATTAATGACGGACAGACGTCCCCTCACCGGCCTGGTACTCGTCGCCCTGCTCGCACTCCCCGTCGTGAGTGCGA is a window encoding:
- a CDS encoding helix-turn-helix transcriptional regulator, which gives rise to MADSDPVDENTASNGDAPSGATDFSRYNIPTDLTAFQTVLLCLIHRFEGAEGVTLQNALEGLYPKDINHGRLYPSLDRMVDSGLISKQTKESDKRRKEYALTGRGEWVTEEYLRFVREMIAPHDE